The Bacillota bacterium genome includes a region encoding these proteins:
- the metK gene encoding methionine adenosyltransferase yields the protein MANRLFTSESVTEGHPDKVADQVADAILDAILEQDPEAHVAAETLVTTGLVFVTGEISTDCYVDIPSVVRRTVREIGYTRAKFGLDADTCAVVTSIHEQSPDIAAGVNQSLEVRLGIGQDPLDAEGAGDQGMVFGYATDETPEAMPLPIQLAHALARRLAQVRKTGVLPYLRPDGKTQVTIEYEDERPVRVHTLLISAQHHPDLDLATLERDLREQVIRPVIPAGLLDEGTRILVNPTGRFVVGGPQGDSGLSGRKIIVDTYGGAAHHGGGSFSGKDPSKVDRSASYAARWVAKNLVAAGLARRCEIQVAYAIGVARPISIHVDSFGTGALPDPELDEVVRRVFDLRPAAIIRDLDLLRPIYRPTATYGAFGRADLDLPWERANRTGELRAAVR from the coding sequence ATGGCCAATCGCCTCTTCACGTCCGAGTCGGTCACCGAGGGCCACCCGGACAAGGTGGCGGACCAGGTCGCCGACGCCATCCTGGACGCCATCCTCGAACAGGACCCGGAGGCGCACGTGGCGGCGGAGACGCTGGTCACCACGGGGCTGGTCTTCGTCACGGGAGAGATCAGCACCGACTGCTACGTGGACATCCCGTCCGTGGTCCGCCGGACCGTGCGCGAGATCGGGTACACGCGCGCCAAGTTCGGCCTCGACGCCGACACCTGCGCGGTGGTCACCTCGATCCACGAGCAGTCGCCGGACATCGCCGCCGGCGTGAACCAGTCGCTGGAAGTTCGCCTGGGCATCGGACAGGACCCGCTGGACGCGGAGGGCGCGGGCGACCAGGGCATGGTCTTCGGCTACGCCACCGACGAGACGCCGGAGGCCATGCCCCTGCCGATCCAGCTGGCGCACGCACTGGCCCGCCGCCTCGCCCAGGTCCGCAAGACCGGCGTCCTGCCCTACCTCCGCCCCGACGGCAAGACCCAGGTGACCATCGAGTACGAGGACGAGCGGCCCGTGCGCGTGCACACGCTGCTCATCTCCGCCCAGCACCACCCGGACCTGGACCTGGCGACGCTGGAGCGCGACCTCCGCGAGCAGGTGATCCGCCCTGTGATCCCGGCGGGGCTCCTGGACGAGGGGACCCGCATCCTGGTCAACCCCACAGGCCGGTTCGTGGTCGGCGGCCCCCAGGGCGACTCGGGCCTCTCCGGCAGGAAGATCATCGTGGACACCTACGGCGGTGCGGCCCACCACGGCGGTGGCTCCTTCTCCGGCAAGGATCCCAGCAAGGTCGACCGTTCCGCTTCCTACGCCGCGCGCTGGGTGGCGAAGAACCTGGTGGCGGCCGGCCTGGCCCGCCGCTGCGAGATCCAGGTGGCCTACGCCATCGGCGTCGCCCGCCCCATCTCCATTCACGTCGACTCCTTCGGCACCGGGGCGCTGCCCGACCCGGAGCTGGACGAGGTGGTGCGGCGCGTCTTCGACCTGCGGCCGGCCGCGATCATCCGCGACCTGGACCTGCTCCGGCCCATCTACCGCCCCACGGCCACGTACGGCGCCTTCGGCCGCGCCGACCTGGATCTGCCGTGGGAGAGGGCGAACCGGACGGGGGAGCTGCGCGCGGCGGTGCGCTGA